Proteins from one Sulfolobales archaeon genomic window:
- a CDS encoding 50S ribosomal protein L34e, with protein MPRPAYRSRSYKRVKVRIPSGVSKIHYVRRKNFTPRCARCGAILGGMPRRSSEYRKLPKSLKRPERIFGGILCHRCLEEILRERVRALSIQA; from the coding sequence ATGCCGAGGCCAGCGTACAGGTCTAGATCTTATAAGAGGGTTAAAGTTAGAATCCCATCAGGTGTCTCAAAGATTCATTATGTTAGGAGGAAGAACTTCACACCCAGGTGTGCTAGATGTGGAGCTATTCTAGGTGGGATGCCTAGAAGATCTTCTGAGTATAGGAAGCTTCCGAAGAGTTTGAAAAGACCTGAGAGAATCTTCGGAGGGATTCTATGTCACAGATGTTTAGAGGAGATTCTGAGGGAAAGAGTGAGAGCTCTAAGTATTCAGGCTTAG